The following DNA comes from Fundulus heteroclitus isolate FHET01 chromosome 1, MU-UCD_Fhet_4.1, whole genome shotgun sequence.
agaaaatgcatcataaatagcacaaaaaaaaaacatatataagtctaaaaaaaaaaaagactaaaaactgacatttcatCTGGTAAGGCAATTACATGGCTGCATCCACAATCGGCTGAATAATATGGAACGTTCCTGGGAGGTTGACTGGAGTAAATTAGCACAACAACCCACCAACTCCATCGCGGAAAGCTCTCATCAGAGCATTTCAGCGTTAACGGCCCGttatgctgaaagttgtcaaaaggACGCTTAAACTAGACCGTGAGCGtagcggtgctacgtgctaagctaacagtatgacgcggatgtttcagagcataAAGCTCACGTCCATTAGCAAAGTTGTAAAATGGTCgcacaacagagctgtaagctagcgctagctgttattagcttcacagacagccaaATAACGGGGTTGTGTCTCTATCTGGGCTCTCCTTTCGAGCTGCACCACACAAcgctctgctgcgtgaatgcagactgaaacaacatacaaacgtgtgttctgtctttgttgtctataagttaacgtttcaatacattttgaagtggtacaggagcagcatatagttttcacgagcccagagcgccctcttgtggctgtAGACGGTActgtttactacttggttcatgttggtcagtatgaattaccatttaaaattgatatacaaGTCGCACCTGACTATATGTAGCAGGATCGAGCGagctatgaaaaaaagtgtgacttatagtccaaaaaatacggtattaGCTTCCATCCAATCCtgttcaataaaattttatttaattgaatctaaatattttgtaattgtatttttaaaatgggtCAAAACAACATGGAGAGCTCAGTCTGTAAAAGCTGTAGAGCTGTTACGATGTGTCAGAAACCtgtacattttctgtgttttcttgcAGCCTCACTACTGCAACTCTTTGgatgaggaggagaagaaagagCTGCGTGAGTTCAGCCAGCAGAGGAAACGAGATAATTTGGGCAGAGGCGTCGTCAGACCTTTCCCTGTTACCATGACCGGAGCCATCTGCCAGCAGGTGCAGAATATTTATATCAGATTTTCATATTTCATAATGAGGGTCATATAGAGCTCGAAATTTCCATCGCTAGCATTAATGCACAGATGTTAAAGcttacaaaaaaatgcatgcGAGCGCTGCAGGCTGCCGCCGCATGTCGTTACAGGTATAGcttggaggctgcagcgcccaCCGTTAACGATCACAGAGCTTTAGAAGCAAACTACTGAGTTCTCATCATTTGTTAAAGGATACACCAGCTCACTTCCTTCCCTCCGCACCACACCCCGACCCAACCACATGTGTTTTTTCCAGTGCGGCAGACAGATCTGCGGCGGAGACATCGCTGTGTTCGCCAGCCGGGCCGGCCACGGCAGCTGCTGGCACCCCCAGTGTTTCCAGTGCTCGTCCTGCAGCGAGCTGCTGGTCGACCTGATCTACTTCTTCCAGGACGGGCAGATCTACTGCGGTCGGCACCACGCTGAGAGGCTGAAGCCCCGCTGCCAGGCCTGCGATGAGGTGACCCTCCGCTGCGGCAGATCTTTACTCTTTGTGTTTAATAATGTGCCGACTCTTGCATTTAAACATTGCTttgttgaaataaagaaaaatagtcGGTTGGCGTGGCAGATTTTGATAATCTGACCTGATTTGGTTATTCTTCTCCATTTTAATCATAAATGTAATTCACTACACTAAtctctgtttatttattaaatctattcattgtttttttttttttttccggcctCTCGCTGTGGTTTAAGAGATTAGTTGCAGTGGTTTACTAAAGGACCTGACCTACAGGGGTTCTTCAGGCTAATCTCTCAACCAGAAGCCGGCGTGTTGCAATCCATTTCTCCGTTTTAttcattagattagattagattcaactttattgtcattacacaggtacaggtacaaggcaacgaaatgcagtttaggtctaaccagaagtgcaatagcagcaagtgcaggataaacaatggttccataagtacaggacatgggtttttactgaataaatatagagatggatactattataaacagaattttactgatagatttgtcctatgagtataatatatagataactagtattgtgaactaaatttacagctggatgtgtactgaatataatatacaggtggatattactataaagttttacagatatgtacagatatgtatatatagatgactagtattgtgaactaaatttacagctggatatgtacctcatatagtaatagtaatagcatctttattgtcattgaaatatacattacaacgaaatttgttctctgcttttaacccatcacccttcgGGAGCagtatataatatacaggtggatattactatgaataaagttttacagatatgtacagatggctattactataggcagaattgtgagcatgatatacaggtagctattactataaaatgaataaataaagtttggacagaagctatttaaattaaagtgcagcgGAAGGATTTTTCACCCAAATCGTCAGCATTTGTTTGTTTACTCCTGCGACCGTAGCGTGACCCCATCCAACTCTTTTATTGTAGATTATTCTGGCAGACGAGTGCACGGAGGCAGAGGGGCGGTACTGGCACATGAAGCACTTCTGCTGCTTTGAGTGTGAGGCAGCGCTGGGCGGTCAGCGCTACATCATGAGAGAGAGCAGACCCTACTGCTGCTCCTGCTACCAGTCGCTGTACGCAGAGTACTGCGACACCTGCGGAGAGACCATAGGTACCGTTTGCCTCTATGCCGCTTCATTTTACCCCTCCTGCTtctattttgttcattttattctCTAAAACATgtcaatgtgtttgttttttgttttgtttttgttatcaggtttttaaatgaacattatTGTGTAAAAACCTTATTTCCACACCTGACACCCTATTTCCAGTGATTCTGACTCTTATCccagttttagtttttgttgaCTTTTATGAAATATGAGCAATTATAACCTCTGATCCCACCAGAATAACTCTAATTCGCCTACTTCTGGTAGATGTTATCTAGTAGGTTTACCGGGCTTCTGCAGTCTTGAAAAGGATGAAATTTGCTTttatcaacaaaataaaatctcatgTAATTATATTTTGTTAGCATCTTTTTTCATAACTTAAAATACACAAGTCAGGAAAAGTAtgcatgttttatccatttttattatttaaatctgTATAAGTATGGAAAAGAAaatactggggggggggggaatatttgtcttttaaactATTATATATCCTTTAGTCTTCTAGGGGGGAAAAGTTTAGTATTGCTTAGACAATGGGTCAGTTTTCATATTGATATTAATTTGAAATACTTTATTATTAATTTGCCAAATATTTTCTAGATTTTAAGTGTTTATCCATCAGTAATTGGATGTACTGTAAAACATTACGCCGTGGTTTCTAGACAGCTTTTAATTCACTTTAAAAAGGACTTGTGGTTCTTTAACTGGGTCTAAAATCcataaaacaaatctaaaacagctgtttttaggaactatttttgttttacaaactaAATCAAGGCACCAAAGTAAGCTTTATAGAATCTGCAGCTATTCTAAGACAGTGGCCCCGAACCGTGAGCCTAAGGGCCTCctctgcatgttttagacgtTTCCTTGTTGCTGCAGGGCAGATTTAAATGATCGGGTCATTGAGGGGGTTCTGCCAGAACTCGATGGCATGCTGAGTTTGAACGGCAACGACTGAACATCTATAACCTGAGGACCAGAGACCTAAGTCAGTCCAGATGTGACAAAAGCAGTGAAGTGGCCATAAACCAGGAGCCGGTTTTAGcgtgtgtgttttattattactgtgaCCCACAGATAAAACCCAACTATTAAAGTTGGAGTGGGCATTTATCGTATCTTTTATTGTTAACGTGAAATATTTCTTATCCTGATAAGAATTTTGCTTTACTGTGGCAACAATAACTTATAATTAATGATAAAACCCTGAATAAATCACTGTATTGTCagaaatttttttcttttttaccattttctccACTGTCTGTTCAATAAGAGTATCAATAAATATGGATAAACtataaaatatgattaaatgcagttactATGTGCAGATTagagattgaaataaataactatTCTTTATGCGACTGGTATCCTGATGAATCCTATATAAAAGTTATTTAAGAGCCGTATTTGTGTTTGTGGGTCTAAACAGGTCTGAAAACggtttgtaaataaaataaaaaatttaatcatCACTTTAAATGTTATCACAATAAATACCGAACAATATCACAAAACAATTTGAAGCTCATAACTCCCTCCCCTTTATTCCAGCAGAGTGAAGGTTAATACTTTAGACTCAAATGCCCAgaagtttatataaaaaaatgcagatacaAACTTGAAAAAGTgtaatttttcagatttttggaaCTTTGGAAACCTACATACGTATAgtaagtgttttgttttttctagttCCTGGCTGAAAATCAACACACTAATAGAAAAGTCAAACGCGGACCATTTCACAGCTTTCTCGACGTCTGGCTTACCCTAAATAAACCAGACCTGTGGTTTTCAAACTTGGCCGTTACCAAAAGAAGCGCTGAAGCAGTTCTCTCACCTTGTTGTTCACAAACAGAATAAAGttagcaaacaaacaaataactgTGCTTTAAAGAAACAGCAGTGAGACAGGAAGTCTAATCatcttagtttttttaaatggtgcCGATTTAACCCAAAAACATGATGAAACAGCGCTTTACAACACCACCAAAGAAGAATGGACTTCAGAGTTGTTAATGACTTGTGCTGTATTCTTAAAATTAAGCGTTTTGTATTCATATACCCAGAATGTTGTATACTGGGGACATTTTTAGGCGTAGAAACTGAACATAGAGAACTATTAATGGTGGCATGAGCAGCAGCCTGACTAAAAGTATTTCCTCTGCATGAAAAAGGCTCGTTCTGCttgaacaataaagtaataatcaATGCTGCAGGTAGTCGCTGATAACCACATGTCCCTCTTCAGGTATTGACCAGGGCCAGATGACGTACGAGGGCCAGCACTGGCACGCGGTGGAGTCGTGCTTCTGCTGCGCCCGCTGTCGCCTGCCTCTCCTCGGCCGGCCCTTCCTCCCTCGCGGCGGGCTCATCTTCTGCTCCCGGTCCTGCTCGCTCGGCGACGATCCCAATAACTCGGACTCGTGCGACTCGGCGCTGCAGAGCAGATCCCCCCATCACAGCAGCAGACGGTGGGGGACACCAGAGAGGCTGCACTGCGGTTCCCCTCTGCAGCCACTAGAGGGCGTCAAACACACTCCAGCGAAGGACTGCATCTACACTGCCGCGGAAAACAGAGGTGAGTGTGAGCGGCTGGGTATTAAAGCAATAGAAggtgctttttgtttgtccgGCGCTTACACGATCTGCTTCCCTCAGGGATTCCCTGCAGCTCTGCGGTTCAGAATGCCGGCCATCCTCACACAAGAGGCTCGTACTCGCCTCTTCCCCACATTCATCTGGGAAACGGCCTAGGACCGTCCTGGCCCAGCGACGTCCCACATTACAGTCTGATACCAGGGGAGAGCCGCGTCAAACCCCCAGGCACTGGTTTTCAGTTGCAGGGAGAGCTGAATGGAAAAACCAGACTAACTGGTCGCAATTCAAAAGGAACCTCCACCAACAAAGACTGCAAGAACTGGGTGGAAAAGACGAATCAGGCAATGCAAGGTAAACAGAAACCCCTACAGTCGCGTTAAAGAGTATTTGACCGCTTCCCAGGAGCTGCTGGCCTGCCAATAATTAGCTCTTCCTGCATCCAGGAGGTCATAAAAGAAGCCAGGACAGAAGTACTTTGATTATATCTGAGGAGACACTCAAGTCTAGGCTGAACTTATAGGTTTAGGTAGTTTAGCCTCGTGTGACTGAATCAACAATAGATTGGGCAAATATAGCTGGGGCTGCCTGGATGACTGGCTGTAATCGGTGGAACCCTGAAAATCCTGCAGGAGGGACGTCCAGCCGTCCTGACGTAACGATCAAACACACAGCAGGGCGATGACTCAAAGCAGACCAACAAATCCGCCTCTGAATGACTTAAAAAACACGCTTCTGTAGTGACCAGGTCGAAGTCCAAACTTGAACCTGATTGAGGTGCGATGGCAGGGGAGTCGTGGCTGAGTGGTTCGAGCAGCGCACTTGcagtcagagaaggatgcaagtacccggtttgatcccagtgccggcactctgggtccctgagcaagacccttaatccctgattgctccccgggcgccgcacatggcagcccactgctccccaagggtgatgggttaaaagcagagaacacatttcgttgtaatgtatgtttgaatgaccatggaccgcggaacggGTAGGGCcagtagggccgcggccctaccta
Coding sequences within:
- the prickle3 gene encoding prickle planar cell polarity protein 3 isoform X2, translated to MMTKLVSDFQRHSISDDDSGCASEEYAWVPPGLKPEQVYQYFSCLPEDRVPYVNSPGERYRIKQLLHQLPAHDSEPHYCNSLDEEEKKELREFSQQRKRDNLGRGVVRPFPVTMTGAICQQCGRQICGGDIAVFASRAGHGSCWHPQCFQCSSCSELLVDLIYFFQDGQIYCGRHHAERLKPRCQACDEIILADECTEAEGRYWHMKHFCCFECEAALGGQRYIMRESRPYCCSCYQSLYAEYCDTCGETIGIDQGQMTYEGQHWHAVESCFCCARCRLPLLGRPFLPRGGLIFCSRSCSLGDDPNNSDSCDSALQSRSPHHSSRRWGTPERLHCGSPLQPLEGVKHTPAKDCIYTAAENRGIPCSSAVQNAGHPHTRGSYSPLPHIHLGNGLGPSWPSDVPHYSLIPGESRVKPPGTGFQLQGELNGKTRLTGRNSKGTSTNKDCKNWVEKTNQAMQVLVFSSDTPPPSSNSSPILPPPLPAKSRDLMLQDAGPQTPSHLKDRPPDSPPPLTRSGQARVSFREPISSSYSVEDDEEDDEDEEGRLQVGVGNRQGGGDDDDDDAEEGGFGSRLLLQKGIPPQMDLLDGSSYHQRHLRRGPGRSRTSSDPVLHSGSDRRLRGSRPERPWLDTLDPRGEKERDGRSSCSVPSLSLQHGPYKHEDSCSTCSSSSESEEEGFFLGQRIPLPPQLRQQPPEDGRARRTERGLEGERERGLRGSIRRRRALSQSAKDKDKNCAVS